From Pseudonocardia autotrophica, one genomic window encodes:
- the corA gene encoding magnesium/cobalt transporter CorA gives MPSLSQLRPSIRSAAGRNRRADRAAARAEAQRPARLRVPLSAYVVDCAVYDDGERLPGRWTHDEAIAEVRERGTGFVWIGLHEPDAEQISGVAQTYGLHELAVEDAVHAHNRPKLERYDETLFMVLKTVRHVGNADPTTANEIVETGEVMAFLGRDFVVTVRHGRHTGLREVRRRLEDDPEQLRLGPAAVLHAIADHVVDSYIDVVRQIETDLDAVEAEVFSPGSTMNPEQIYVMKREILDLRRCVMPLVGPMRKLSEGYSALVPHDVRSYFRDVDDHLGGVAEQVAGFNELLTTLVDAVLAKISMRQNNDMRKITAYAGLISVPTMIAGVYGMNFDYMPELHWSFGYPMVLLIIATICTLLHRNLRRNGWL, from the coding sequence ATGCCATCGCTCTCCCAGCTCCGTCCGTCGATCCGGTCCGCGGCAGGCCGGAACCGGCGTGCCGACCGGGCCGCCGCCCGTGCCGAGGCGCAGCGCCCGGCCCGGCTGCGGGTCCCGCTGTCGGCCTACGTCGTGGACTGTGCGGTGTACGACGACGGGGAGCGGCTGCCCGGCCGATGGACGCACGACGAGGCGATCGCCGAGGTCCGCGAGCGCGGCACCGGCTTCGTGTGGATCGGCCTGCACGAGCCGGACGCCGAGCAGATCTCCGGTGTCGCGCAGACCTACGGACTGCACGAGCTGGCCGTCGAGGACGCCGTGCACGCGCACAACCGGCCCAAGCTCGAGCGCTACGACGAGACCCTGTTCATGGTGCTCAAGACGGTCCGGCACGTCGGGAACGCCGACCCGACGACGGCGAACGAGATCGTCGAGACCGGTGAGGTGATGGCGTTCCTGGGCCGGGACTTCGTGGTGACGGTCCGGCACGGCAGGCACACCGGACTGCGCGAGGTACGACGACGCCTCGAGGACGATCCCGAGCAGCTGCGGCTCGGCCCGGCCGCGGTGCTGCACGCCATCGCCGATCACGTCGTGGACTCCTACATCGACGTCGTCCGGCAGATCGAGACCGACCTGGACGCGGTCGAGGCCGAGGTGTTCTCGCCGGGCTCGACGATGAACCCGGAGCAGATCTACGTCATGAAGCGGGAGATCCTCGACCTGCGGCGCTGCGTGATGCCGCTGGTCGGGCCGATGCGCAAGCTCTCCGAGGGCTACAGCGCGCTGGTACCGCACGACGTGCGGTCCTACTTCCGCGACGTCGACGACCACCTCGGCGGTGTCGCCGAGCAGGTCGCCGGGTTCAACGAGCTGCTGACCACGCTGGTCGACGCCGTGCTCGCCAAGATCAGCATGCGGCAGAACAACGACATGCGGAAGATCACCGCCTACGCCGGCCTGATCTCGGTGCCCACGATGATCGCCGGTGTCTACGGGATGAACTTCGACTACATGCCCGAGCTGCACTGGAGCTTCGGCTACCCGATGGTGCTGCTGATCATCGCGACGATCTGCACGCTGCTGCACCGCAACCTCCGCCGCAACGGCTGGCTGTAG
- a CDS encoding MaoC family dehydratase, translating to MQFGRYYEEFEVGAVYKHWPGKTVTEYDDHLFCLLTMNHHPLHMDAHYAEETTDFGKNVVVGNYIYSLLLGMSVPDVSGKAIANLEVESLKHTKPTFHGDTIYGETEVLDKTPSKSKDDRGVVHVETRGYKQDGTVVCTFRRKVMVPKVSYGDARGGEQPGRPTPQV from the coding sequence GTGCAGTTCGGGCGCTACTACGAGGAGTTCGAGGTCGGTGCGGTCTACAAGCACTGGCCCGGCAAGACGGTCACCGAGTACGACGACCACCTGTTCTGTCTCCTCACGATGAACCACCATCCGCTGCACATGGATGCGCACTACGCCGAGGAGACCACCGACTTCGGCAAGAACGTGGTGGTCGGCAACTACATCTACTCGTTGCTGCTGGGCATGTCGGTGCCCGACGTCTCCGGCAAGGCGATCGCCAACCTCGAGGTCGAGTCGCTCAAGCACACCAAGCCGACCTTCCACGGCGACACCATCTACGGCGAGACCGAGGTCCTGGACAAGACGCCGTCGAAGTCGAAGGACGACCGCGGCGTCGTCCACGTCGAGACCCGCGGCTACAAGCAGGACGGCACCGTCGTCTGCACCTTCCGGCGCAAGGTCATGGTGCCGAAGGTGTCCTACGGCGACGCCCGCGGCGGGGAGCAGCCCGGCCGCCCGACACCGCAGGTCTGA
- a CDS encoding NUDIX hydrolase: protein MTDSSRHIACVGGIVHDPNGRLLLVRRANEPGRGLWSVPGGRVEPGEDEPTAVVRELAEETGLTVRPGELAGVVVRGPYRIADYRCDLAPGSAVHPRAGDDAADARFVDLAGYAELPVVDGLTELLREWDALPRV from the coding sequence ATGACCGACAGTAGCCGACACATCGCCTGCGTGGGTGGAATCGTGCACGACCCGAACGGACGATTGCTCCTGGTACGCAGGGCGAACGAGCCCGGACGGGGTCTGTGGTCGGTTCCCGGCGGGCGCGTCGAACCCGGCGAGGACGAGCCGACCGCCGTCGTCCGGGAGCTCGCCGAGGAGACCGGTCTGACGGTCCGCCCCGGAGAGCTCGCCGGCGTCGTCGTGCGCGGGCCGTACCGGATCGCGGACTACCGCTGCGACCTCGCCCCCGGCTCCGCCGTCCACCCGCGGGCGGGCGACGACGCCGCCGACGCCCGGTTCGTCGATCTCGCCGGGTACGCCGAACTGCCGGTGGTGGACGGGCTCACCGAACTCCTGCGCGAGTGGGACGCACTGCCCCGGGTCTGA
- a CDS encoding PH domain-containing protein, whose amino-acid sequence MLAPREIDEYLLPTERRVIRVRQHWAVMARHMTQTTVFIAVVVGIELLMNRAGNSAAVEVVVDNLTFYLVLVAVLRFTALTILWWIERIVITDKRVMIAQGIIVHNVGMMPLGKVTDLTFQRTLSGRMLGYGTMVVESAGQIQALNRIDYMPRPEEIYEALSELVFGEKGKTRATGMLAKPRWRR is encoded by the coding sequence GTGCTCGCGCCCCGGGAGATCGACGAGTACCTGCTCCCCACGGAGCGGCGGGTCATCCGTGTGCGCCAGCACTGGGCGGTCATGGCGAGGCACATGACGCAGACGACGGTGTTCATCGCCGTCGTGGTCGGCATCGAACTGCTGATGAACCGCGCCGGGAACAGCGCGGCGGTCGAGGTCGTCGTCGACAACCTGACGTTCTACCTGGTGCTGGTGGCGGTGCTGCGGTTCACCGCGTTGACGATCTTGTGGTGGATCGAACGGATCGTCATCACCGACAAGCGGGTGATGATCGCCCAGGGGATCATCGTGCACAACGTGGGGATGATGCCGCTGGGCAAGGTCACCGACCTGACCTTCCAGCGCACGCTGTCCGGGCGGATGCTCGGCTACGGGACGATGGTCGTCGAGTCGGCCGGTCAGATCCAGGCACTGAACCGGATCGACTACATGCCCCGCCCCGAGGAGATCTACGAGGCGCTCTCCGAGCTGGTGTTCGGCGAGAAGGGCAAGACCCGCGCCACCGGGATGCTGGCCAAGCCGCGCTGGCGGCGCTGA
- a CDS encoding PHP domain-containing protein yields MARPVIDLHAHSTASDGTDSPAGLVRAAGAAGLDVVAITDHDTTSGWDEAVAALPPGLTLVRGAEFSCLSRTGRDGEPRCSVHLLGYLFDPQHPAIVAEQERLRAERVQRLHTMIGRMAADGYPVDVDGVFAHLPEGASAGRPHLARALVAAGVVGSVSEAFAELLHNDSPYYVPRADTLVETAVEMITAAGGIAVFAHPLARVRGTVVEPSVLADLAAGGLGGVEVDHPNHEPDDRALLRALAAEHALLVTGSSDYHGTNKPTPLAEETTDPEVYAAIVDRATGVQVVRG; encoded by the coding sequence GTGGCCCGGCCCGTGATCGACCTGCACGCCCACTCCACCGCGTCCGACGGGACGGACAGCCCCGCAGGGCTGGTCCGTGCGGCCGGTGCCGCGGGACTCGACGTCGTCGCGATCACCGATCACGACACCACCAGCGGGTGGGACGAGGCGGTCGCGGCGCTGCCCCCCGGGCTGACCCTGGTGCGGGGCGCCGAGTTCTCCTGTCTGAGCCGCACCGGCCGGGACGGCGAGCCGCGCTGCTCGGTGCACCTGCTCGGATACCTGTTCGACCCGCAGCACCCGGCGATCGTCGCCGAGCAGGAGCGGCTGCGCGCGGAGCGGGTGCAGCGGCTGCACACGATGATCGGCCGGATGGCGGCCGACGGGTACCCGGTCGACGTCGACGGCGTGTTCGCGCACCTGCCGGAGGGCGCCAGCGCGGGACGTCCGCATCTGGCCCGCGCGCTGGTCGCGGCCGGCGTGGTCGGCTCGGTCAGCGAGGCGTTCGCCGAGCTGCTGCACAACGACAGCCCCTACTACGTCCCGCGGGCCGACACGCTCGTCGAGACCGCGGTCGAGATGATCACCGCGGCCGGCGGGATCGCGGTGTTCGCGCATCCGCTCGCCCGGGTGCGCGGGACCGTCGTCGAACCGTCGGTGCTGGCCGACCTGGCGGCCGGCGGCCTCGGCGGGGTCGAGGTGGACCACCCCAATCACGAGCCGGACGACCGCGCGCTGCTGCGTGCACTCGCCGCCGAGCACGCTCTGCTCGTCACCGGCTCCAGCGACTACCACGGGACCAACAAGCCGACCCCGCTCGCCGAGGAGACCACCGATCCCGAGGTGTACGCCGCGATCGTCGACCGGGCGACCGGCGTGCAGGTCGTCCGGGGTTGA